The following are from one region of the Corylus avellana chromosome ca1, CavTom2PMs-1.0 genome:
- the LOC132168739 gene encoding class V chitinase-like — protein sequence MATLLEECRVALESEADNSSQPRLILTVAAHYSLADFVPVDPSVSLPVESMQNNLDWSNIVAYHYYSPFSGKFYAPCCSFAWIARGLSANKLVLGLPFFGYMWTLKNSQDNGIGAPVTGLVANDTDTIEKGSLAYKDIKRHYIQTNSSALTYNANFVVNYCIIRSNWITFDDVEAVQNKVLYAIGLE from the exons ATGGCCACCCTCTTGGAAGAGTGTCGAGTGGCTCTAGAGTCTGAGGCTGACAACTCTAGCCAGCCACGGCTGATCTTGACTGTTGCGGCTCATTACTCACTTGCAGATTTTGTGCCTGTTGATCCGTCTGTTTCTTTACCAGTGGAATCAATGCAAAACAACTTGGACTGGTCAAATATTGTGGCTTATCACTACTACTCACCATTTTCTGGCAAATTTTACGCTCCCTGTTGCAGCTTT GCATGGATTGCTAGGGGATTGTCTGCAAACAAGTTGGTTTTGGGATTGCCTTTCTTTGGCTACATGTGGACGCTTAAGAATTCCCAGGACAATGGTATAGGTGCACCAGTCACTGGTCTAGTAGCCAATGACACAGACACTATTGAGAAAGGAAGTCTTGCCTACAAGGATATCAAGCGACATTACATTCAGACAAATAGCTCTGCCTTAACGTACAATGCTAATTTTGTAGTAAATTACTGCATAATTAGATCCAATTGGATTACTTTTGATGATGTTGAGGCTGTCCAAAATAAGGTTTTATATGCAATCGGCCTTGAGTAA